A region from the Candidatus Polarisedimenticolia bacterium genome encodes:
- a CDS encoding fibronectin type III domain-containing protein: protein MKLRVRRRRLHASAPLATLMTAILFSTACGKKGPPMPPLRRGPDRMASVSARQEGKGVVLTGLLPQHSQDGGPLAPITEVRVWRLDRGGLTGLSGAQAKTAERNAVRQFTKDAKRIATVEGESLGKALSARRFAFLDPDPLGGEIPQAGKDLTYALTAVDIEKRSSPLSNFATLRLLPPPMPPSNLQAEISEKAIRLFWEAPAPQAQEVTVQFNVYRSETEGLFLDPPRNPQPLAQPAFEDTEFSFGKDYYYSVRSVAVSGKASRESEGSASLKLSPKDVYAPAAPTGFAVSAEGNVIKLYWFPNSETDLAGYRIYRSTSETEGFTELTRPAADDSTYVDAAVEPGVKYYYSITAVDTAEPPNESERSEVRTDRIAPHAPGGTKPPPGKP, encoded by the coding sequence TTGAAGCTTCGCGTCCGCCGCCGGCGCCTGCACGCGTCCGCACCCCTCGCAACCTTGATGACGGCAATCCTCTTCTCGACGGCCTGCGGCAAGAAGGGACCTCCCATGCCGCCGCTGAGGCGCGGGCCCGACCGCATGGCATCGGTCTCGGCCCGCCAGGAGGGGAAGGGGGTGGTCCTCACCGGGTTGCTGCCGCAGCACAGCCAGGACGGCGGGCCGCTGGCTCCCATCACCGAAGTGCGGGTATGGCGCCTGGATCGTGGCGGCCTGACCGGGCTGTCGGGTGCGCAAGCCAAGACGGCGGAGCGCAACGCGGTGCGCCAGTTCACCAAGGACGCGAAGCGCATCGCCACCGTGGAAGGCGAGTCCCTCGGAAAGGCGCTTTCCGCAAGGCGCTTCGCCTTCCTGGATCCCGATCCGCTGGGAGGGGAGATTCCCCAGGCCGGCAAGGACCTCACCTACGCGCTGACCGCGGTGGACATCGAAAAGAGGTCTTCGCCGCTGTCCAACTTCGCCACCCTGCGGCTCCTGCCCCCGCCCATGCCGCCGTCCAATCTCCAGGCGGAGATCTCGGAAAAGGCGATCCGCCTTTTTTGGGAGGCGCCGGCGCCTCAGGCGCAAGAAGTCACGGTGCAGTTCAACGTCTACCGCTCGGAGACGGAGGGGCTGTTCCTGGATCCCCCGCGCAATCCCCAGCCTCTGGCGCAGCCGGCCTTCGAAGATACGGAGTTCAGCTTTGGGAAGGACTATTACTACTCGGTGCGTTCTGTGGCCGTATCCGGGAAGGCAAGCCGGGAAAGCGAAGGCTCCGCGTCGCTGAAGCTGTCGCCCAAAGACGTCTACGCCCCGGCCGCCCCGACAGGGTTCGCCGTTTCGGCGGAGGGCAACGTCATCAAACTCTACTGGTTCCCCAACTCCGAGACCGACCTGGCGGGGTATCGAATCTACCGTTCGACCTCGGAGACGGAGGGTTTCACCGAGCTGACCCGGCCGGCCGCGGACGATTCGACCTACGTGGACGCGGCGGTGGAGCCGGGAGTCAAGTACTATTACAGCATCACGGCGGTGGATACAGCCGAGCCGCCGAACGAGAGCGAGCGGTCGGAGGTGCGCACCGACCGGATCGCCCCGCATGCCCCGGGAGGCACCAAGCCTCCTCCCGGAAAACCCTGA
- the hslU gene encoding ATP-dependent protease ATPase subunit HslU — MVFYMPGEVTEKAVPLSSDDLTPRQIVVELDKYVVGQRAAKRAVAIALRNRTRRLKLPPEMAEEVAPKNIIMIGPTGVGKTEIARRLARLTSSPFIKVEASKYTEVGYVGRDVESMIRDLVELAVEMVRSEKAKEVRQRAARNVEDRLLELLLPPLERPHPGGIASEVGAEATEQHERSREKLRQQLRSGALEDRMLDLEVRASSFPAMRIFSSAGMEEMDINLKEMMPGMFGGKSRKRRMSVAEARDHLLREEEEKLIDPDSVAKLAVKRVEESGIIFIDELDKIAGRETGHGPDVSREGVQRDLLPIVEGTTASTKYGMVKTNHILFIASGAFHVSKPSDLIPELQGRFPIRVELDTLSEEDFVRILSEPKNALTRQYVALMETEGLHMSFTPDALQTIARYAAEVNERTENIGARRLHTLMEKLLDEVSFAGSEQEEKTVVIDAAYVQRMLAGVIRDQDLSRYIL, encoded by the coding sequence ATGGTCTTCTACATGCCGGGAGAGGTGACGGAGAAGGCGGTCCCGCTCAGCAGCGACGACCTGACGCCTCGCCAGATTGTCGTGGAGCTGGACAAGTATGTCGTGGGGCAGCGCGCCGCCAAGCGCGCCGTGGCCATCGCCCTGCGCAACCGCACCCGCCGGCTGAAGCTGCCTCCCGAGATGGCCGAAGAAGTCGCCCCCAAGAACATCATTATGATCGGCCCCACCGGCGTGGGGAAGACGGAGATCGCCCGCCGTCTCGCGCGCCTGACCAGCTCCCCCTTCATCAAGGTGGAAGCCTCCAAGTACACCGAAGTCGGCTACGTGGGGCGTGACGTCGAGTCGATGATCCGGGACCTTGTCGAGCTGGCGGTCGAGATGGTGCGCTCCGAGAAGGCCAAGGAGGTGCGCCAGCGCGCCGCGCGCAATGTGGAGGACCGCCTCCTGGAGCTGCTGCTGCCGCCCCTGGAGCGGCCCCACCCGGGGGGCATAGCCTCCGAAGTGGGAGCGGAGGCCACCGAGCAGCACGAGCGCAGCCGGGAGAAGCTTCGCCAGCAGCTGCGCTCCGGCGCCCTGGAGGACCGCATGCTCGATCTCGAGGTGCGCGCCTCGTCTTTTCCCGCCATGCGCATTTTTTCCAGCGCCGGCATGGAGGAGATGGACATCAACCTCAAGGAGATGATGCCGGGGATGTTCGGCGGCAAGAGCCGCAAGCGGCGCATGAGCGTGGCGGAGGCACGCGACCACCTCCTGCGCGAGGAAGAGGAAAAGCTGATCGATCCCGATAGTGTGGCGAAGCTGGCCGTCAAGCGCGTCGAGGAGTCGGGCATCATCTTCATCGACGAGCTGGACAAGATTGCCGGCCGCGAGACGGGGCATGGGCCCGACGTCAGCCGTGAGGGAGTCCAGCGCGACTTGCTGCCGATCGTGGAAGGCACCACCGCCAGCACCAAGTACGGCATGGTCAAGACGAACCATATCCTGTTCATCGCCTCCGGCGCCTTTCATGTGAGCAAGCCTTCCGACCTGATCCCGGAGCTGCAGGGACGCTTTCCGATCCGCGTGGAGCTCGACACCCTCAGCGAGGAGGACTTCGTCCGCATCCTGAGCGAGCCGAAGAATGCCCTGACCCGCCAATACGTGGCGCTGATGGAAACCGAGGGATTGCACATGAGCTTCACCCCCGACGCGCTGCAGACGATCGCGCGCTACGCCGCGGAGGTGAACGAGCGCACCGAGAACATCGGGGCCCGCAGGCTTCACACCCTGATGGAGAAGCTGCTGGACGAGGTCTCCTTCGCCGGAAGCGAGCAGGAGGAAAAGACCGTCGTTATCGACGCGGCTTACGTCCAGCGCATGCTCGCCGGCGTCATCCGCGACCAGGACCTGAGCCGTTACATCCTCTAG
- the hslV gene encoding ATP-dependent protease subunit HslV, giving the protein MRLRFEHTTILCVRHKGQVSMAGDGQVTLGHSVVKHGARKIRRVYNGTILAGFAGSAADAIALFTKFEAKLEEFRGNLERASVEMVKDWRTDRVLRRLEAHLVVANGSHAYLLSGTGDLIEPDDGLIALGSGGPLALAAARALIKHSDLDAPTIATEAMRITSDIDIYTNDNIAVETL; this is encoded by the coding sequence ATGCGCCTGCGCTTCGAGCACACCACCATTTTGTGCGTACGCCACAAGGGACAGGTCTCCATGGCGGGAGACGGCCAGGTCACCTTGGGGCATTCGGTGGTCAAGCACGGGGCGCGGAAGATTCGCCGCGTCTACAACGGCACGATTCTGGCCGGCTTCGCCGGCTCGGCGGCCGATGCGATCGCCCTGTTCACCAAGTTCGAGGCGAAGCTCGAAGAGTTCCGCGGCAATCTGGAGCGTGCTTCGGTCGAAATGGTGAAGGACTGGCGCACCGACCGGGTGCTCCGGCGGCTGGAGGCGCACCTGGTGGTAGCCAACGGCAGCCATGCCTACCTGCTCTCCGGCACCGGGGATCTCATCGAGCCGGACGACGGGCTGATCGCGCTCGGCTCGGGCGGACCGCTGGCGCTGGCGGCCGCACGGGCGCTGATCAAGCATTCCGACCTGGACGCACCGACCATCGCCACGGAAGCGATGCGGATCACCTCGGATATCGACATCTATACCAACGATAACATCGCGGTGGAGACGCTGTAA